From the Chloroflexota bacterium genome, one window contains:
- a CDS encoding RNA-binding protein: MNIYVGNLSYEMAEADLRQAFEAFGQVTSVRLIMDRETGRSKGFAFVEMASDTEGNAAIQGLNGKALKGRAVTVNVARAREDRGPGGPPRGGGRFSR; this comes from the coding sequence TTGAATATCTACGTTGGGAATCTTTCGTACGAGATGGCAGAGGCGGATCTGCGCCAGGCGTTCGAGGCCTTCGGCCAGGTGACATCGGTGCGGCTGATCATGGACCGGGAGACGGGACGCTCGAAGGGGTTCGCGTTCGTTGAGATGGCGTCCGACACCGAAGGGAATGCGGCGATCCAAGGGCTGAACGGGAAGGCGCTGAAAGGGCGCGCGGTGACCGTGAATGTGGCCCGGGCCCGAGAAGATCGCGGCCCCGGCGGCCCCCCACGCGGCGGCGGACGGTTCTCCCGTTAG